A window of Streptomyces sp. SAI-127 contains these coding sequences:
- a CDS encoding DUF2975 domain-containing protein, with the protein MGKLTVGALRVMLVVVLVGTVLVQVLMVWTLVSGRDPEDGSLPLTALRVITVLGMVSVQVAVVCVGRLVTMVRRGTVFSHAAFRYVDGVIGAIVAAALVWFAVTIVNAPGQRDDPGVTVIMGGIGLAILGVALIVLVLRMLLAQAVARDVEAAQMQAELDEVI; encoded by the coding sequence GTGCGCTGCGGGTCATGCTCGTGGTGGTGCTCGTCGGCACCGTGCTGGTACAGGTGTTGATGGTATGGACGTTGGTGAGCGGGAGGGATCCGGAGGACGGGTCCCTCCCGCTGACCGCTCTGCGCGTGATCACGGTCCTGGGCATGGTCTCGGTCCAGGTCGCCGTGGTCTGCGTGGGGCGGCTGGTGACGATGGTGCGACGCGGAACCGTGTTCTCCCACGCCGCCTTCCGGTACGTGGACGGGGTCATCGGCGCGATCGTGGCGGCAGCCCTCGTGTGGTTCGCGGTCACCATCGTCAATGCGCCCGGCCAGCGGGACGACCCGGGCGTCACCGTCATCATGGGCGGCATCGGCCTGGCCATCCTGGGGGTCGCGCTCATCGTGCTCGTACTGCGGATGCTGCTCGCCCAGGCCGTCGCTCGCGACGTCGAAGCGGCGCAGATGCAGGCCGAGTTGGACGAGGTGATCTGA
- a CDS encoding helix-turn-helix transcriptional regulator: MPITVDIDVMLARRKMSVGELADRVGITPANLAVLKNGRAKAVRFATLAALCEVLKCQPGDLLRWEADDASGG; the protein is encoded by the coding sequence ATGCCGATCACCGTCGACATCGACGTCATGCTGGCCAGGCGGAAGATGTCCGTGGGCGAGCTCGCGGACCGCGTGGGGATCACGCCCGCCAACCTGGCGGTACTCAAGAACGGCCGCGCCAAGGCGGTACGCTTCGCGACGCTCGCCGCGCTCTGCGAGGTGCTCAAGTGCCAGCCGGGCGACCTGCTGCGCTGGGAGGCCGACGACGCCTCGGGCGGATGA
- a CDS encoding FadR/GntR family transcriptional regulator: protein MSLSDDLAEQLLTAIIDGQYPPDSALPPEGELSEQGGVSRLTVREAVKHLRAQNVVRVVRGRGTYVNPPDRWTALEPVVRAASRTASGALSERLIEARRLIENGACELAASRRTEEDLEELRRHLAVMREAAEVGDTEQFVQADIDFHDTVMRATGNLFVPLLFEPFGPLLVEGRRETSAVPEIRTNAIAHHETVLAALESGSPDAARTAMDGHMNQTADDLRAHVIKRDLA, encoded by the coding sequence ATGTCACTCTCCGACGACCTCGCCGAGCAGCTGCTCACCGCGATCATCGACGGTCAGTACCCGCCGGACTCCGCCCTCCCGCCCGAGGGAGAACTCTCGGAGCAGGGTGGGGTCAGCCGGCTGACCGTGCGTGAGGCGGTCAAGCATCTGCGGGCGCAGAACGTCGTACGGGTGGTGCGCGGCCGGGGCACCTACGTCAACCCGCCGGACCGGTGGACGGCGCTGGAGCCGGTGGTGCGGGCGGCCTCGCGTACCGCGAGCGGCGCCCTGTCGGAGCGTCTGATCGAGGCGCGCCGGCTCATAGAGAACGGCGCGTGCGAGCTCGCCGCCTCGCGTCGTACCGAGGAGGACCTGGAGGAGCTGCGCCGGCATCTCGCCGTCATGCGCGAGGCCGCCGAGGTGGGCGACACCGAGCAGTTCGTGCAGGCCGACATCGACTTCCACGACACGGTGATGCGGGCGACGGGCAATCTGTTCGTCCCGCTGCTGTTCGAGCCGTTCGGGCCGCTGCTCGTCGAGGGGCGCCGGGAGACCTCGGCCGTCCCCGAGATCCGTACGAATGCCATCGCGCACCACGAGACGGTCCTCGCGGCGCTGGAGTCCGGCAGCCCCGACGCCGCCCGGACCGCGATGGACGGGCACATGAACCAGACCGCCGACGACCTGCGCGCCCATGTGATCAAGCGCGACCTCGCCTGA
- a CDS encoding four-carbon acid sugar kinase family protein: MSLPRHARTGPVAEAAVLEGLPPVREVSASEVAARMSGGPRLVVLDDDPTGTQTVADVPVLTSWTVDDLRWALRQDSTAFFVLTNTRSLSPEHAATRNREVVRALQTASKAEDTDYVLASRGDSTLRGHFPLETDVLAEELGTVDGVVLVPAYIEAGRLTVDSRHWMRTADGLLPVGESEFARDATFGYRSSSLPEWVEEKTGGRTAADEVLRVTLDDLRGGGPAHTARLLSSLSGGRTAVVDAVCDDDLRVLALALTEAETNGTRLLYRVGPSFVRARAGQAGRAPLTPAELRPLRGDAPHGLIAVGSHVSLTTRQLDRLRERGGIAEYELDVGLLLDEERRDGHIAEVAAAAAGALETSDAVIRTSRTLVTGADAEDSLAISRRVSAALVEAVRQVNAIRRPAFVVAKGGITSSDTATHGLEIRRAWARGTLLPGIVSLWEPVDGPAAGIPYIVFAGNVGGPDALADALDLLRSAR; encoded by the coding sequence ATGTCCCTACCCCGCCATGCCCGGACGGGCCCCGTCGCCGAGGCCGCGGTGCTGGAAGGACTCCCCCCGGTACGGGAGGTGAGCGCCTCCGAGGTGGCCGCCCGCATGTCCGGCGGCCCCCGTCTCGTCGTCCTCGACGACGACCCGACCGGCACCCAGACCGTCGCCGACGTCCCCGTCCTGACCTCCTGGACGGTGGACGACCTGCGCTGGGCGCTACGCCAGGACAGCACCGCCTTCTTCGTCCTCACCAACACCCGCAGCCTGTCCCCGGAGCACGCCGCCACCCGCAACCGCGAGGTCGTCCGCGCCCTGCAGACGGCGTCGAAGGCCGAAGACACCGACTACGTCCTGGCCAGCCGCGGCGACTCCACCCTGCGTGGCCACTTCCCGCTGGAGACCGACGTCCTCGCCGAGGAACTCGGCACCGTGGACGGTGTCGTGCTGGTCCCCGCCTACATCGAGGCCGGCCGGCTGACCGTCGACTCCCGCCACTGGATGCGCACCGCGGACGGCCTCCTCCCGGTGGGCGAGAGCGAGTTCGCCCGTGACGCCACCTTCGGCTACCGCAGCTCCTCGCTGCCCGAGTGGGTCGAGGAGAAGACCGGCGGGCGCACGGCCGCCGACGAGGTCCTGCGCGTCACCCTCGACGACCTGCGTGGCGGCGGCCCGGCGCACACGGCGCGGCTGCTGTCCTCGTTGAGCGGCGGTCGTACGGCCGTGGTCGACGCGGTGTGCGACGACGACCTGCGCGTGCTCGCCCTGGCCCTCACCGAGGCCGAGACCAACGGCACCCGGCTGCTGTACCGGGTCGGGCCCTCCTTCGTCCGAGCCCGTGCGGGGCAGGCCGGGCGGGCGCCTCTCACCCCGGCCGAACTGCGGCCGCTGCGCGGCGACGCGCCGCACGGGCTGATCGCCGTAGGGTCCCATGTGTCGCTGACGACACGGCAGTTGGACCGGCTGCGGGAGCGCGGCGGGATCGCCGAGTACGAGCTCGACGTGGGCCTCCTGCTCGACGAGGAGCGGCGGGACGGGCACATCGCCGAGGTCGCGGCCGCCGCGGCCGGCGCGCTGGAGACGTCCGACGCCGTGATCCGCACCTCGCGCACCCTGGTGACCGGTGCCGACGCGGAGGACAGCCTGGCGATCTCCCGCCGGGTCTCCGCCGCGCTCGTCGAGGCCGTACGGCAGGTCAACGCCATCCGACGGCCCGCCTTCGTCGTCGCCAAGGGCGGCATCACCTCCAGCGACACCGCCACGCACGGTCTGGAGATCCGCCGCGCCTGGGCCCGGGGCACCCTGCTGCCCGGCATCGTCTCGCTCTGGGAACCGGTCGACGGCCCCGCCGCAGGCATCCCCTACATCGTCTTCGCCGGCAACGTCGGCGGCCCCGACGCCCTCGCCGACGCCCTCGACCTGCTCCGGAGCGCACGATGA